From Salvelinus namaycush isolate Seneca chromosome 2, SaNama_1.0, whole genome shotgun sequence, one genomic window encodes:
- the LOC120024954 gene encoding protein snail homolog Sna-like, which translates to MPRSFLVKKYFANKKPNYSELECQNATSLERYPLAELPAGDNNSATTCYTAGLVWDVSFLPALYIPTFPTDASPTPGPLDLSSPSSLSSSASSSGEEDEGRTSDPPRPEPTDTYHPPQRPKRTSTKSHGAPNEDERVAPVTAARPAFFCKHCPKEYTSLGALKMHIRSHTLPCVCPTCGKAFSRPWLLRGHIRTHTGERPFSCQHCNRAFADRSNLRAHLQTHAEVKKYQCGVCSRTFSRMSLLQKHSAASCCSSSTA; encoded by the exons ATGCCTCGGTCTTTCTTGGTCAAAAAGTATTTCGCCAACAAAAAACCCAACTACAGTGAATTGGAGTGTCAAAATG CCACCTCACTGGAGAGGTACCCACTAGCTGAGCTTCCAGCAGGGGACAACAACTCAGCTACCACCTGTTACACAGCGGGACTGGTATGGGACGTGAGCTTCCTTCCAGCCCTCTACATCCCCACATTCCCCACTGATGCCTCTCCCACCCCTGGACCCCTGGACCTCAGCTCCCCCTCCAGCCTCAGCAGCAGTGCCAGTAGCAGTGGGGAGGAGGACGAGGGGCGCACCTCTGACCCCCCCCGCCCCGAACCCACAGACACCTACCACCCCCCTCAGCGCCCCAAACGCACCAGCACCAAGAGTCATGGGGCCCCGAACGAGGATGAGAGAGTGGCCCCAGTCACTGCAGCAAGGCCAGCCTTCTTCTGCAAGCACTGCCCTAAAGAGTACACCAGCCTGGGGGCTCTGAAGATGCACATTCGCTCACACACGCTACCCTGTGTCTGCCCCACCTGCGGGAAAGCCTTCTCCAGGCCCTGGCTGCTGCGCGGTCACATTCGCACACACACTG GTGAACGCCCGTTCTCCTGCCAACACTGTAACCGTGCCTTTGCTGACCGCTCCAACCTGCGGGCGCACCTGCAGACCCACGCTGAGGTGAAGAAGTACCAATGTGGCGTGTGTTCCCGTACCTTCAGCCGCATGTCCCTCCTCCAGAAACACAGTGCAGCCAGCTGCTGCTCCTCCTCCACAGCATGA